CCAGTGGATGCCACGCTCATCACGATCTGCACCAGGACGGCCAGTAGGAACAGTGCCGACAGTACATACAGCACCGGGTCCAAAAATTGCCCCAAAGGGCCGGTCCATGTCAAAGGGTCCATGGGTAAGCCTCCTTAGGAAATGCGAATGCGCGGGTTGAGGAAAATGTAGCCGATATCCGAGATCAGCTGCGTGATCAGAACCACGACGACGGAAACGACAGACACGGCCAAGAGCAACTCGATATCATTGTTGCCCGCCGCCTGCACCAGCAACCAGCCAAAGCCCTTGTAGTTAAACAACGTCTCGACAATCACGACGCCGTTCAACAGCCACGGGATTTGCAACATGATGACCGTGAAGGGCGCAATCAACGCATTGCGCAGCGCGTGTTTCAGAACGATGTTGCCAAAGCTGACGCCTTTCAGGCGCGCCGTTCGAATGTATTGGGCCGTCATCACCTCGGTCATGCTCGCCCGTGTCATCCGCGCGATGTACCCCATGCCGTAAAGGGCGATGGTCAGCACCGGCAGGGTGAAGTTCTCAAAAGTCGCGTTTTCAATGGCCTGCGTGGCCGACCCCTTGAACCATTTGAGCCCGAAGGCGGATGAGGCAAAGACCGCGATAAAAATTACCCCCGACACGTATTCCGGCGTGGCGGTGGTCGCGATCGAGAATGTGGACAACGACCGGTCCAGACCCGACCCCTCGCGCATCCCCGCAAGCACGCCCACGATCAGTGACATCGGCACCATGACCAAAAGGACAAATCCCATCAACTTGCCCGTGGCGCCAAGTCGGGTGGCCACGAGGCTGCTGACATCATCCTTGAACACCAGCGAAAAGCCCCAATCCCCCTGAAGGACACCGCAGAAGGTCGCCCGCTCTTCGACAGGGGCGTTTTCCTCGAAACACTGGCCCGTAACGGTGCCGTCTTCCTTCTCGGTCACCCAGCCGGGTGCGACGCCCAGCCAGCGTCCGTATTTGACGAAGGTGTTGTCGATATATCCCCGGTCGTCCAGCCAGCTTGCCACGGCTTCGTCCGTCATGCGGAAGTTGCCCTGCGTCTTGGCCAGTTTTTCGAGGTTTGGATAGAGATTGGTCAAAAAGAACACGATGAACGTCAGGCACAAGGCCGTCAGCAGCATCACGCCCAATCGTCTGAGTATGAAAAGTCCCATTTATCGCCCCTGTTGGGTGGCTTTGTGGCGGGTGAGTGCCGCCTGTGATGACCGCCGGGCGCGGCTTGTTGTGTTCATGCGCCTCTGACGTGGGCCTGTGCGGGCCTCAAACTGTGATTGATCTGGTCTGGCTACACCGATGCCCCCTTGTGACCGGATGACCCGTCAAGCGGGTCAGGCGCGCGGCACGCCGCTGGCGGCGGCATTCAATCGTGCGCTTTTGCGGTCTTTTGTTGCTCCCTTTCTATATGAGGCAACAGATGTGCACACAGGTCAACGGTGCGGTTTCAAAAATCAGTGCACAATTGCGACATTTGACTGTGCTGTTTGCGACATTGCCCGCGGCGTGGGCAGTGAGCGGGCGGCGGGTCAGCGTGCCGCCTTGCGCAAGGCGGTCGGAGTTTGGCCGGTATGCTGTTGCATGAATCGGGTAAAGTAGGCGGCCGAGCCGAAACCCAGATGTCGGGCGATATCCTGTGCGGGCACGGACGTTTCCAGCAGCGCCACCCGCGCGGCATAAAGAATGCGCTCCGTCAGCAGATCGGCGGCGGTCCGTCCGGTGGCCGCCTTGCAGGCGCGCGTCAGGTGCGTGGCCGTCACCCCCAACACCTCGGCATGTTCCGCCATCGTCAGGCCATCGGCATGATGCAACGCCACGCGCGCGCAAAACCGTCCGCTCAGGCGGGCGGCGGCGTTCATGTCCATTGGCAGATGATCCGGCAGCGCAATCTGGCGGCGCAACCAGACCGACATCAACGCCATATGCGCATCCACGGCATCCTGGGCCAGCGGCCGTCCTTGGGTGGTTTCACGGTGGGCCGCTTCGAATATACCGGTCAACTCGCTGATCGCGTCCACGGCACGCAGACGCAATTGCCGTGGGCCCGTTGGAAGACGAATATCGGTCCCATCGGGGATCAGGGCCATCATGCCGCTGCCCTGGCGGCCCAGTTCCAGTGAAAACAGGGTGCGGGGCGGAATGGTCAGCGCATTGTGCGTGCCAACCCCGCGGCGGGTCCCGTTCAAGAGCAACCGGCCCTGGCCCCGCGTGATCCAGATGATGACATGTTCGGGCCTGTCATGGGCCAGTGCCAGGCGCCAGTCCTGCCCAAGGGTCACTTGGTTCAATGGTTTGATCGCAACAGGGGCAAGAGACATGTCTTTGTCCGGTTTCGACAAGTTCAAAGGGGCCGTATCCACGGCATTGGGCCCATGCGGACAAGATTAGTCAAGTCCGGGACAGATCAGGCGCTGAAATCCGCCACCACTCGGCCATGCGCGCGCGAAACCAGGTGCGCTGCCGCTTGGCATATTGACGGGTGGCGATTGTCGCGCGCTCGACAGCGGTGGCGTGGTCGATCTCCCCGCGCAGCAGGGCCATTGCTTCGGCCACGCCGATGGCGCGACAGGCGGGCAGGGCGGGATCAAACCGGTCCTGCATCGCGC
The DNA window shown above is from uncultured Tateyamaria sp. and carries:
- a CDS encoding ABC transporter permease; translated protein: MGLFILRRLGVMLLTALCLTFIVFFLTNLYPNLEKLAKTQGNFRMTDEAVASWLDDRGYIDNTFVKYGRWLGVAPGWVTEKEDGTVTGQCFEENAPVEERATFCGVLQGDWGFSLVFKDDVSSLVATRLGATGKLMGFVLLVMVPMSLIVGVLAGMREGSGLDRSLSTFSIATTATPEYVSGVIFIAVFASSAFGLKWFKGSATQAIENATFENFTLPVLTIALYGMGYIARMTRASMTEVMTAQYIRTARLKGVSFGNIVLKHALRNALIAPFTVIMLQIPWLLNGVVIVETLFNYKGFGWLLVQAAGNNDIELLLAVSVVSVVVVLITQLISDIGYIFLNPRIRIS
- a CDS encoding AraC family transcriptional regulator; the protein is MSLAPVAIKPLNQVTLGQDWRLALAHDRPEHVIIWITRGQGRLLLNGTRRGVGTHNALTIPPRTLFSLELGRQGSGMMALIPDGTDIRLPTGPRQLRLRAVDAISELTGIFEAAHRETTQGRPLAQDAVDAHMALMSVWLRRQIALPDHLPMDMNAAARLSGRFCARVALHHADGLTMAEHAEVLGVTATHLTRACKAATGRTAADLLTERILYAARVALLETSVPAQDIARHLGFGSAAYFTRFMQQHTGQTPTALRKAAR